One part of the Perognathus longimembris pacificus isolate PPM17 chromosome 10, ASM2315922v1, whole genome shotgun sequence genome encodes these proteins:
- the Elmo3 gene encoding engulfment and cell motility protein 3 isoform X1, whose amino-acid sequence MAPPRNVVKIAVQMRDAIPQLIQLDQAKPLATVLKELCDAWSLTHSERFALQFADGHRRYITENNRAEIKNGSILCLSTAPDLKAEQLLRELQSSSREGRQEALKHLVLLASDMTFAQEVISRDGLQRLGTIIEDGDDLGEVLALGLRAFLELMEHGVVSWETLSIPFVRKVVSYVNMNLMDASVPPLALGLLESVTLSSPAMGQLVKSEVPLDRLLVHLQVMNQQLQTKAMALLTALLQGANPVERKQMLDYLWQRNLRQFIYKRIIHSAAPLGDEMAHHLYVLQALTLGLLEPRMRTPLDPYSQEQREQLQALRQAAFEPEGESLSTGLSADRRRSLCAREFRKLGFSNSNPAQDLERVPPGLLALDNMLYFSRHAPSAYSRFVLENSSREDKHECPFARSSIQLTVLLCELLHVGEPCSETAQDFSPMFFSQDQSFHELFCVSIQLLNKTWKEMRATQEDFDKVMQVVREQLARTLALKPTSLELFRTKVNTLTYGEVLRLRQTERLHQEGTLAPPILELREKLKPELLGLIRQQRLLRLCEGTFFRKISSRRRQDKLWFCCLSPNHKVLQYGDVEEGDNPPAPESLPEQVTVADIRALLTGKDCPHVREKGSGKQNKDLCELAFSISYDHGEEEAYLNFIAPSKRDFHLWTDGLCALLGSPMGSEQTRLDLEQLLTMETKLRLLELENIPIPEQPPPVPPPPTNFNFCYDCSIAEP is encoded by the exons ATGGCTCCCCCGCGGAACGTGGTGAAGATTGCTGTCCAGATGCGCGACGCCATCCCGCAGCTCATCCAGCTGGACCAG GCGAAGCCCCTGGCCACTGTGCTGAAGGAGCTGTGCGACGC GTGGAGCCTGACTCACTCCGAGCGCTTTGCCCTGCAGTTTGCTGATGGGCACAGGAGATACATCACCGAGAAT AATCGGGCGGAAATCAAGAATGGCAGCATCTTATGTCTCAGCACTGCCCCA GACCTGAAGGCTGAGCAACTGTTGAGAGAACTGCAGAGTTCCAGTCGTGAAGGGCGCCAAGAAGCTCTAAAGCACCTCGTCCTGCTGGCCTCAGACATGACCTTTGCCCAGGAAGTCATCAGCCGTGATGGGCTTCAGAGACTGGGGACCATCATTGAGGATGGGGACGA CCTAGGTGAGGTGCTGGCTCTTGGGCTGAGGGCCTTTTTGGAGCTCATGGAACATGGCGTGGTATCCTGGGAGACACTCAGCATCCCCTTTGTGAGGAAG GTAGTGTCCTATGTGAACATGAACCTGATGGATGCTTCTGTGCCACCCCTGGCCCTTGGGTTGCTGGAAAGTGTGACCTTGAGCAGCCCTGCTATGGGCCAGCTGGTGAAGAGTGAGGTGCCACTGGATAGGCTGCTGGTTCACCTGCAGGT GATGAACCAACAGCTGCAAACCAAGGCCATGGCACTGCTGACAGCCTTGCTGCAGGGAGCCAACCCTGTTGAACGTAAG CAAATGCTTGATTACCTATGGCAGAGGAACCTTCGCCAGTTCATCTACAAG CGTATCATTCATAGTGCAGCACCGCTGGGCGATGAGATGGCTCATCACTTGTATGTGCTACAGGCCCTTACACTGGGGCTGCTGGAGCCACGCATGCGGACGCCACTCGACCCCTACAGTCAG GAACAGCGGGAGCAGCTGCAGGCCCTGCgccaggctgcctttgagccaGAGGGGGAATCTCTGAGCACTGGGCTGAGTGCAGACCGCCGCCGTTCCCTCTGTGCCCGAGAATTTCGCAAACTGGGCTTCTCT AACAGCAACCCAGCCCAGGACCTGGAGCGCGTGCCCCCTGGCCTCCTGGCCCTGGACAACATGCTCTACTTCTCCAGACACGCCCCTAGTGCATACAGCCGG TTCGTGTTGGAGAACAGCAGCCGGGAGGATAAGCACGAGTGCCCCTTTGCCCGGAGCAGCATCCAGCTGACGGTGCTGCTGTGTGAGCTGCTCCATGTTGGGGAGCCTT GCTCCGAAACGGCCCAGGACTTCTCTCCCATGTTCTTCAGCCAAGACCAGAGCTTCCATGAGCTCTTCTGCGTGTCCATCCAGCTGCTGAATAAGACCTGGAAGGAGATGCGGGCGACACAGGAGGATTTTGACAAG GTCATGCAGGTGGTACGGGAGCAGTTGGCCCGCACACTGGCCCTGAAGCCCACATCCCTAGAGCTTTTCCGAACCAAGGTGAACACGCTCACCTATGGGGAGGTGCTGCGGCTGCGGCAGACGGAACGGCTGCACCAGGAGGGCACCCTCGCCCCTCCCATACT GGAGCTGCGGGAGAAGCTGAAGCCAGAGCTCCTGGGCCTGATCCGCCAGCAACGCCTGCTCCGCCTCTGCGAAGGGACGTTCTTCCGCAAGATCAGCAGCCGGAGGCGCCAGG ACAAGCTGTGGTTCTGCTGCCTGTCACCCAACCACAAAGTGCTGCAGTATGGAGATGTGGAGGAGGGCGACAACCCCCCTGCCCCAGAAAGCCTGCCAGAACAGG TCACTGTAGCTGACATCAGGGCACTCCTAACTGGCAAGGACTGCCCCCATGTCCGGGAGAAGGGCTCTGGGAAGCAGAACAAG GACCTCTGTGAGTTGGCATTCTCCATCAGCTATGATCATGGGGAGGAAGAGGCGTACCTCAACTTCATTGCTCCCTCTAAGCGGGAT TTCCATTTGTGGACAGATGGGTTGTGTGCCCTGCTGGGGAGCCCCATGGGCAGCGAGCAAACCCGGCTGGACCTGGAGCAGCTGCTGACCATGGAGACCAAGCTGCGGTTGTTAGAGCTGGAGAACATACCCATCCCCGAGCAGCCACCTCCTGTGCCTCCACCCCCCACCAACTTCAACTTCTGCTATGACTGCAGCATCGCTGAACCTTGA
- the Elmo3 gene encoding engulfment and cell motility protein 3 isoform X2: protein MAPPRNVVKIAVQMRDAIPQLIQLDQAKPLATVLKELCDAWSLTHSERFALQFADGHRRYITENNRAEIKNGSILCLSTAPDLKAEQLLRELQSSSREGRQEALKHLVLLASDMTFAQEVISRDGLQRLGTIIEDGDDLGEVLALGLRAFLELMEHGVVSWETLSIPFVRKVVSYVNMNLMDASVPPLALGLLESVTLSSPAMGQLVKSEVPLDRLLVHLQVMNQQLQTKAMALLTALLQGANPVERKQMLDYLWQRNLRQFIYKRIIHSAAPLGDEMAHHLYVLQALTLGLLEPRMRTPLDPYSQEQREQLQALRQAAFEPEGESLSTGLSADRRRSLCAREFRKLGFSNSNPAQDLERVPPGLLALDNMLYFSRHAPSAYSRFVLENSSREDKHECPFARSSIQLTVLLCELLHVGEPCSETAQDFSPMFFSQDQSFHELFCVSIQLLNKTWKEMRATQEDFDKVMQVVREQLARTLALKPTSLELFRTKVNTLTYGEVLRLRQTERLHQEGTLAPPILELREKLKPELLGLIRQQRLLRLCEGTFFRKISSRRRQDKLWFCCLSPNHKVLQYGDVEEGDNPPAPESLPEQVTVADIRALLTGKDCPHVREKGSGKQNKDLCELAFSISYDHGEEEAYLNFIAPSKRDMGCVPCWGAPWAASKPGWTWSSC, encoded by the exons ATGGCTCCCCCGCGGAACGTGGTGAAGATTGCTGTCCAGATGCGCGACGCCATCCCGCAGCTCATCCAGCTGGACCAG GCGAAGCCCCTGGCCACTGTGCTGAAGGAGCTGTGCGACGC GTGGAGCCTGACTCACTCCGAGCGCTTTGCCCTGCAGTTTGCTGATGGGCACAGGAGATACATCACCGAGAAT AATCGGGCGGAAATCAAGAATGGCAGCATCTTATGTCTCAGCACTGCCCCA GACCTGAAGGCTGAGCAACTGTTGAGAGAACTGCAGAGTTCCAGTCGTGAAGGGCGCCAAGAAGCTCTAAAGCACCTCGTCCTGCTGGCCTCAGACATGACCTTTGCCCAGGAAGTCATCAGCCGTGATGGGCTTCAGAGACTGGGGACCATCATTGAGGATGGGGACGA CCTAGGTGAGGTGCTGGCTCTTGGGCTGAGGGCCTTTTTGGAGCTCATGGAACATGGCGTGGTATCCTGGGAGACACTCAGCATCCCCTTTGTGAGGAAG GTAGTGTCCTATGTGAACATGAACCTGATGGATGCTTCTGTGCCACCCCTGGCCCTTGGGTTGCTGGAAAGTGTGACCTTGAGCAGCCCTGCTATGGGCCAGCTGGTGAAGAGTGAGGTGCCACTGGATAGGCTGCTGGTTCACCTGCAGGT GATGAACCAACAGCTGCAAACCAAGGCCATGGCACTGCTGACAGCCTTGCTGCAGGGAGCCAACCCTGTTGAACGTAAG CAAATGCTTGATTACCTATGGCAGAGGAACCTTCGCCAGTTCATCTACAAG CGTATCATTCATAGTGCAGCACCGCTGGGCGATGAGATGGCTCATCACTTGTATGTGCTACAGGCCCTTACACTGGGGCTGCTGGAGCCACGCATGCGGACGCCACTCGACCCCTACAGTCAG GAACAGCGGGAGCAGCTGCAGGCCCTGCgccaggctgcctttgagccaGAGGGGGAATCTCTGAGCACTGGGCTGAGTGCAGACCGCCGCCGTTCCCTCTGTGCCCGAGAATTTCGCAAACTGGGCTTCTCT AACAGCAACCCAGCCCAGGACCTGGAGCGCGTGCCCCCTGGCCTCCTGGCCCTGGACAACATGCTCTACTTCTCCAGACACGCCCCTAGTGCATACAGCCGG TTCGTGTTGGAGAACAGCAGCCGGGAGGATAAGCACGAGTGCCCCTTTGCCCGGAGCAGCATCCAGCTGACGGTGCTGCTGTGTGAGCTGCTCCATGTTGGGGAGCCTT GCTCCGAAACGGCCCAGGACTTCTCTCCCATGTTCTTCAGCCAAGACCAGAGCTTCCATGAGCTCTTCTGCGTGTCCATCCAGCTGCTGAATAAGACCTGGAAGGAGATGCGGGCGACACAGGAGGATTTTGACAAG GTCATGCAGGTGGTACGGGAGCAGTTGGCCCGCACACTGGCCCTGAAGCCCACATCCCTAGAGCTTTTCCGAACCAAGGTGAACACGCTCACCTATGGGGAGGTGCTGCGGCTGCGGCAGACGGAACGGCTGCACCAGGAGGGCACCCTCGCCCCTCCCATACT GGAGCTGCGGGAGAAGCTGAAGCCAGAGCTCCTGGGCCTGATCCGCCAGCAACGCCTGCTCCGCCTCTGCGAAGGGACGTTCTTCCGCAAGATCAGCAGCCGGAGGCGCCAGG ACAAGCTGTGGTTCTGCTGCCTGTCACCCAACCACAAAGTGCTGCAGTATGGAGATGTGGAGGAGGGCGACAACCCCCCTGCCCCAGAAAGCCTGCCAGAACAGG TCACTGTAGCTGACATCAGGGCACTCCTAACTGGCAAGGACTGCCCCCATGTCCGGGAGAAGGGCTCTGGGAAGCAGAACAAG GACCTCTGTGAGTTGGCATTCTCCATCAGCTATGATCATGGGGAGGAAGAGGCGTACCTCAACTTCATTGCTCCCTCTAAGCGGGAT ATGGGTTGTGTGCCCTGCTGGGGAGCCCCATGGGCAGCGAGCAAACCCGGCTGGACCTGGAGCAGCTGCTGA
- the E2f4 gene encoding transcription factor E2F4, with protein MAEAGPQAPPPPGTPSRHEKSLGLLTTKFVSLLQEAKDGVLDLKLAADTLAVRQKRRIYDITNVLEGIGLIEKKSKNSIQWKGVGPGCNTREIADKLIELKAEIEELQRREQELDQHKVWVQQSIRNVTEDVQNSCLAYVTHEDICRCFAGDTLLAIRAPSGTSLEVPIPEGLNGQKKYQIHLKSVSGPIEVLLVNKEAWSSPPVAVPVPPPEDLLQSPPAVSTPPPLPKPTLAQPQEASRPSSPQLTAPTPVPGSTEVPGVSSLAAEITVSGGPGTESKDNDELSSLPLGPTALDTRPLQSSALLDSSSSSSSSSSSSSSLSGPNSSTSFEPIKVDPTGVLELPKELSEIFDPTRECMSSDLLEELMSSEVFAPLLRLSPPPGDHDYIYNLDESEGVCDLFDVPVLHL; from the exons ATGGCGGAGGCCGGGCCACAGGCGCCGCCACCCCCGGGCACCCCAAGCCGGCACGAGAAGAGCCTGGGACTCCTCACCACCAAGTTCGTGTCGCTCCTGCAGGAGGCAAAGGACGGCGTGCTTGACCTCAAGCTG GCAGCTGACACTCTAGCTGTGCGCCAGAAGCGGCGGATATACGACATTACCAACGTCTTGGAAGGTATTGGGCTAATCGAGAAAAAATCGAAGAACAGCATCCAGTGGAA GGGTGTGGGGCCAGGCTGCAATACCCGGGAGATCGCTGACAAGCTGATAGAGCTCAAGGCAGAGATCGAGGAGCTGCAACGGCGAGAGCAAGAACTTGACCAGCACAAGGTGTGGGTGCAGCAGAGCATCCGGAATGTCACAGAGGATGTGCAGAACAGCTG CTTGGCTTACGTGACACATGAGGACATCTGCAGATGCTTTGCTG GAGATACCCTTCTGGCCATCCGGGCCCCATCGGGCACCAGTCTGGAGGTGCCCATCCCAGAG GGTCTCAATGGGCAGAAGAAGTACCAGATTCACCTGAAGAGTGTGAGTGGTCCCATTGAAGTGCTGCTGGTGAACAAGGAGGCATGGAGTTCACCACCTGTTGCTGTGCCTGTGCCACCCCCGGAGGATCTGCTCCAGAGCCCACCTGCTGTTTCtacccctccccctctgcccaaACCCACCTTAGCGCAGCCCCAGGAAGCCTCACGCCCAAGCAGCCCTCAGCTGACTGCTCCTACTCCTGTTCCTGGCAGCACTGAAGTCCCAGGGGTGTCCAGCCTGgcagctgagatcacag TGAGTGGTGGCCCTGGGACTGAAAGCAAGGACAATGATGAGCTCAGCTCACTCCCACTGGGCCCGACAGCGCTGGACACCAGGCCACTGCAGTCTTCTGCCCTGCtagacagcagcagcagcagtagcagcagcagtagcagcagcagcagtttaTCCGGACCCAACTCTTCTACCTCCTTTGAGCCCATCAAGGTGGACCCCACAGGCG ttctggaactccccaaagagcTGTCAGAAATCTTTGATCCTACACGAG AGTGCATGAGCTCAGACCTGCTGGAGGAGTTGATGTCCTCAGAAG TGTTTGCCCCCCTCCTCCGTCTTTCTCCACCCCCTGGAGACCACGATTACATCTACAACCTGGATGAAAGTGAAGGTGTCTGTGATCTCTTTGACGTGCCTGTTCTCCACCTCTGA